The Toxotes jaculatrix isolate fToxJac2 chromosome 21, fToxJac2.pri, whole genome shotgun sequence genome includes a region encoding these proteins:
- the nog3 gene encoding noggin-3 translates to MDNSCYFWAVFMLVLSLGFRIEEGMCQHYFLFRPIPSDTLPVVDLKEDPDPVLDPKEKDLNETELRSILGSHFDPQFMSVPPPEDRYAGNDDANDPEMRQKLSGAMPKEIRAMEFEVQHGKKQKPSKKLRRRLQLWLWSYAFCPVVYAWNDLGSRFWPRYVKVGSCYNKRSCSVPEGMVCKPAKSTHFTILRWRCLQKKGGLKCAWIPVQYPIISECKCSCPN, encoded by the coding sequence ATGGATAACTCCTGTTATTTCTGGGCTGTGTTTATGCTCGTACTGTCTCTGGGCTTCAGGATAGAGGAGGGCATGTGCCAACACTACTTTCTCTTCCGTCCCATTCCCAGCGATACTCTGCCCGTAGTGGACCTAAAGGAGGACCCGGATCCGGTGCTGGACCCTAAGGAGAAGGACTTGAACGAGACGGAGCTCAGGAGCATTCTGGGCAGCCACTTCGACCCGCAGTTCATGTCCGTCCCCCCGCCGGAGGACAGATACGCGGGGAACGATGATGCGAACGACCCTGAGATGCGGCAGAAGCTCTCCGGAGCCATGCCCAAAGAGATCCGGGCCATGGAGTTCGAGGTCCAGCACGGCAAGAAGCAGAAGCCGAGCAAAAAGCTCCGGAGAAGGCTGCAACTGTGGCTGTGGTCCTACGCCTTCTGCCCGGTTGTTTACGCATGGAACGACCTGGGCAGCAGATTCTGGCCGCGCTACGTGAAGGTGGGGAGCTGCTACAATAAGCGGTCTTGTTCGGTCCCTGAAGGGATGGTGTGCAAACCTGCCAAATCCACTCACTTTACGATCCTGCGATGGCGCTGCCTGCAGAAAAAGGGGGGCCTGAAATGCGCCTGGATACCGGTTCAGTATCCCATTATATCAGAGTGCAAATGCTCCTGCCCGAACTGA
- the LOC121175385 gene encoding chromobox protein homolog 2-like isoform X1: MEGVTVGQVFDAECILSKRPRKGKFEYLVKWRGWSSKHNSWEPEENILDPRLLAAFHKREQERELLFQKKGKRPRGRPRKIQQPAPTATKDSHSSSSSSSGLSSSASSSSSEDEDHAKKAKPGPRVHPVPQKRPQIMLAKPDPSHKKKRGRKPLHPDLRALRQAKSRPPPPPPPPPPRHHQALRPPRDEPRPGVKKPLQPASFTYTGLSRTSRDESASASQTTTSSFSQTAASKPGSLSCIWTSRSLPASSLSAGSSSSHNKASPSPQSKNSVSELKRSMSESGSRGDGFKVSPLKQSGGSGSLGLHSSFGGGQAAAQRSQLGQRRQEGVGGQSGLVQHKQQNSALSKPSPLSSPTARDRANQALSLRALNLQSVSKLQAGGSLQGNNTSSAAAAASRSSLRSGSTAVKGGAGSNIRTSAGGQRSGLAAGGATEQGRGKEMLAGGSSGRGNGGGRQEDRKHGLNSQNRSLNELSTGDSDETSSSESEHDASLYANSSRPGLSSDAAGLDMETDWRPTRSLLEHVFVTDVTANFITVTVKESPTSVGFFNSRNH; this comes from the exons ATGGAGGGGGTCACAGTCGGCCAGGTATTTGATGCGGAATGCATCCTCAGCAAACGGCCGAGGAAG GGGAAGTTTGAATATCTGGTGAAGTGGAGGGGGTGGTCGTCTAA GCACAACAGCTGGGAGCCAGAGGAGAATATTTTGGACCCGAGGTTACTGGCAGCGTTTcacaaaag AGAACAAGAGCGGGAGCTTCTGTTCCAGAAGAAAGGGAAGAGGCCGAGAGGACGTCCGCGAAAGATTCAG CAGCCGGCACCAACTGCCACGAAAGACAGCcactcctcgtcctcctcttcctccggcCTCTCATCatcggcctcctcctcctcctcagaagATGAAGATCACGCCAAGAAGGCGAAGCCGGGCCCTCGGGTCCACCCCGTCCCCCAAAAGAGGCCCCAGATCATGCTGGCCAAACCGGATCCCTCCCACAAGAAGAAGCGTGGGAGGAAGCCGCTCCACCCAGACCTGAGAGCTTTAAGACAAGCAAAGAGCAGACCTCCGccccctccgcctcctccccctccacgcCACCACCAGGCACTCAGACCGCCCAGAGACGAGCCTCGGCCCGGGGTGAAGAAGCCTCTGCAGCCAGCCAGCTTCACCTACACCGGACTGAGCAGGACCTCCAGAGACGAGTCTGCATCCGCCTCACAGACCACCACCAGCTCCTTCTCCCAGACGGCCGCCTCCAAACCCGGATCCCTCAGCTGCATTTGGACCAGCCGCTCCCTGCCcgcctcctctctgtctgccggctcctcttcctcccacaaCAAAGCCAGTCCTTCACCACAAAGTAAGAACTCTGTGTCCGAGCTGAAGCGCTCCATGTCCGAGTCAGGCAGCAGAGGAGACGGGTTCAAAGTGTCTCCTCTGAAACAAAGCGGCGGCTCAGGGTCGTTGGGTTTGCACAGCAGCTTCGGGGGAGGCCAGGCGGCGGCCCAGCGCTCCCAGCTGGGCCAGAGGAGGCAGGAGGGCGTCGGAGGCCAGAGCGGGTTGGTTcagcacaaacagcagaacTCTGCTCTTTCCAAACCGTCACCACTGTCCTCGCCCACGGCTCGAGACCGAGCCAACCAGGCGCTGAGCCTCCGAGCCCTCAACCTGCAGAGCGTCAGCAAGCTGCAGGCAGGCGGCAGCCTTCAGGGAAACAACACAAGCAGCGCTGCAGCTGCAGCGTCCAGGTCCAGCTTAAGAAGCGGCAGCACCGCTGTGAAAGGAGGAGCAGGGAGCAACATTCGAACATCAGCTGGAGGGCAGCGCTCGGGTCTGGCTGCAGGTGGCGCTACAGAGCAGGGCAGGGGGAAGGAGATGTTGGCGGGAGGCAGCTCCGGCCGCGGGAACGGCGGCGGCAGgcaggaggacaggaaacacGGGCTGAACTCTCAGAACCGGAGCCTGAACGAGCTCAGCACCGGAGACTCCGACGAGACCAGCAGCAGCGAATCGGAGCACGACGCCTCGCTGTACGCAAACAGCAGCCGGCCCGGCCTCAGCAGCGACGCCGCGGGGTTGGACATGGAAACAGACTGGAGGCCGACCCGGAGCCTTCTGGAGCACGTGTTCGTCACCGACGTCACCGCCAACTTCATCACGGTGACGGTGAAGGAGTCTCCGACCAGCGTGGGATTCTTCAATTCACGAAATCACTGA
- the LOC121175385 gene encoding chromobox protein homolog 2-like isoform X2: protein MEGVTVGQVFDAECILSKRPRKGKFEYLVKWRGWSSKHNSWEPEENILDPRLLAAFHKREQERELLFQKKGKRPRGRPRKIQPAPTATKDSHSSSSSSSGLSSSASSSSSEDEDHAKKAKPGPRVHPVPQKRPQIMLAKPDPSHKKKRGRKPLHPDLRALRQAKSRPPPPPPPPPPRHHQALRPPRDEPRPGVKKPLQPASFTYTGLSRTSRDESASASQTTTSSFSQTAASKPGSLSCIWTSRSLPASSLSAGSSSSHNKASPSPQSKNSVSELKRSMSESGSRGDGFKVSPLKQSGGSGSLGLHSSFGGGQAAAQRSQLGQRRQEGVGGQSGLVQHKQQNSALSKPSPLSSPTARDRANQALSLRALNLQSVSKLQAGGSLQGNNTSSAAAAASRSSLRSGSTAVKGGAGSNIRTSAGGQRSGLAAGGATEQGRGKEMLAGGSSGRGNGGGRQEDRKHGLNSQNRSLNELSTGDSDETSSSESEHDASLYANSSRPGLSSDAAGLDMETDWRPTRSLLEHVFVTDVTANFITVTVKESPTSVGFFNSRNH from the exons ATGGAGGGGGTCACAGTCGGCCAGGTATTTGATGCGGAATGCATCCTCAGCAAACGGCCGAGGAAG GGGAAGTTTGAATATCTGGTGAAGTGGAGGGGGTGGTCGTCTAA GCACAACAGCTGGGAGCCAGAGGAGAATATTTTGGACCCGAGGTTACTGGCAGCGTTTcacaaaag AGAACAAGAGCGGGAGCTTCTGTTCCAGAAGAAAGGGAAGAGGCCGAGAGGACGTCCGCGAAAGATTCAG CCGGCACCAACTGCCACGAAAGACAGCcactcctcgtcctcctcttcctccggcCTCTCATCatcggcctcctcctcctcctcagaagATGAAGATCACGCCAAGAAGGCGAAGCCGGGCCCTCGGGTCCACCCCGTCCCCCAAAAGAGGCCCCAGATCATGCTGGCCAAACCGGATCCCTCCCACAAGAAGAAGCGTGGGAGGAAGCCGCTCCACCCAGACCTGAGAGCTTTAAGACAAGCAAAGAGCAGACCTCCGccccctccgcctcctccccctccacgcCACCACCAGGCACTCAGACCGCCCAGAGACGAGCCTCGGCCCGGGGTGAAGAAGCCTCTGCAGCCAGCCAGCTTCACCTACACCGGACTGAGCAGGACCTCCAGAGACGAGTCTGCATCCGCCTCACAGACCACCACCAGCTCCTTCTCCCAGACGGCCGCCTCCAAACCCGGATCCCTCAGCTGCATTTGGACCAGCCGCTCCCTGCCcgcctcctctctgtctgccggctcctcttcctcccacaaCAAAGCCAGTCCTTCACCACAAAGTAAGAACTCTGTGTCCGAGCTGAAGCGCTCCATGTCCGAGTCAGGCAGCAGAGGAGACGGGTTCAAAGTGTCTCCTCTGAAACAAAGCGGCGGCTCAGGGTCGTTGGGTTTGCACAGCAGCTTCGGGGGAGGCCAGGCGGCGGCCCAGCGCTCCCAGCTGGGCCAGAGGAGGCAGGAGGGCGTCGGAGGCCAGAGCGGGTTGGTTcagcacaaacagcagaacTCTGCTCTTTCCAAACCGTCACCACTGTCCTCGCCCACGGCTCGAGACCGAGCCAACCAGGCGCTGAGCCTCCGAGCCCTCAACCTGCAGAGCGTCAGCAAGCTGCAGGCAGGCGGCAGCCTTCAGGGAAACAACACAAGCAGCGCTGCAGCTGCAGCGTCCAGGTCCAGCTTAAGAAGCGGCAGCACCGCTGTGAAAGGAGGAGCAGGGAGCAACATTCGAACATCAGCTGGAGGGCAGCGCTCGGGTCTGGCTGCAGGTGGCGCTACAGAGCAGGGCAGGGGGAAGGAGATGTTGGCGGGAGGCAGCTCCGGCCGCGGGAACGGCGGCGGCAGgcaggaggacaggaaacacGGGCTGAACTCTCAGAACCGGAGCCTGAACGAGCTCAGCACCGGAGACTCCGACGAGACCAGCAGCAGCGAATCGGAGCACGACGCCTCGCTGTACGCAAACAGCAGCCGGCCCGGCCTCAGCAGCGACGCCGCGGGGTTGGACATGGAAACAGACTGGAGGCCGACCCGGAGCCTTCTGGAGCACGTGTTCGTCACCGACGTCACCGCCAACTTCATCACGGTGACGGTGAAGGAGTCTCCGACCAGCGTGGGATTCTTCAATTCACGAAATCACTGA
- the LOC121175385 gene encoding chromobox protein homolog 2-like isoform X3, whose product MRNASSANGRGRHNSWEPEENILDPRLLAAFHKREQERELLFQKKGKRPRGRPRKIQQPAPTATKDSHSSSSSSSGLSSSASSSSSEDEDHAKKAKPGPRVHPVPQKRPQIMLAKPDPSHKKKRGRKPLHPDLRALRQAKSRPPPPPPPPPPRHHQALRPPRDEPRPGVKKPLQPASFTYTGLSRTSRDESASASQTTTSSFSQTAASKPGSLSCIWTSRSLPASSLSAGSSSSHNKASPSPQSKNSVSELKRSMSESGSRGDGFKVSPLKQSGGSGSLGLHSSFGGGQAAAQRSQLGQRRQEGVGGQSGLVQHKQQNSALSKPSPLSSPTARDRANQALSLRALNLQSVSKLQAGGSLQGNNTSSAAAAASRSSLRSGSTAVKGGAGSNIRTSAGGQRSGLAAGGATEQGRGKEMLAGGSSGRGNGGGRQEDRKHGLNSQNRSLNELSTGDSDETSSSESEHDASLYANSSRPGLSSDAAGLDMETDWRPTRSLLEHVFVTDVTANFITVTVKESPTSVGFFNSRNH is encoded by the exons ATGCGGAATGCATCCTCAGCAAACGGCCGAGGAAG GCACAACAGCTGGGAGCCAGAGGAGAATATTTTGGACCCGAGGTTACTGGCAGCGTTTcacaaaag AGAACAAGAGCGGGAGCTTCTGTTCCAGAAGAAAGGGAAGAGGCCGAGAGGACGTCCGCGAAAGATTCAG CAGCCGGCACCAACTGCCACGAAAGACAGCcactcctcgtcctcctcttcctccggcCTCTCATCatcggcctcctcctcctcctcagaagATGAAGATCACGCCAAGAAGGCGAAGCCGGGCCCTCGGGTCCACCCCGTCCCCCAAAAGAGGCCCCAGATCATGCTGGCCAAACCGGATCCCTCCCACAAGAAGAAGCGTGGGAGGAAGCCGCTCCACCCAGACCTGAGAGCTTTAAGACAAGCAAAGAGCAGACCTCCGccccctccgcctcctccccctccacgcCACCACCAGGCACTCAGACCGCCCAGAGACGAGCCTCGGCCCGGGGTGAAGAAGCCTCTGCAGCCAGCCAGCTTCACCTACACCGGACTGAGCAGGACCTCCAGAGACGAGTCTGCATCCGCCTCACAGACCACCACCAGCTCCTTCTCCCAGACGGCCGCCTCCAAACCCGGATCCCTCAGCTGCATTTGGACCAGCCGCTCCCTGCCcgcctcctctctgtctgccggctcctcttcctcccacaaCAAAGCCAGTCCTTCACCACAAAGTAAGAACTCTGTGTCCGAGCTGAAGCGCTCCATGTCCGAGTCAGGCAGCAGAGGAGACGGGTTCAAAGTGTCTCCTCTGAAACAAAGCGGCGGCTCAGGGTCGTTGGGTTTGCACAGCAGCTTCGGGGGAGGCCAGGCGGCGGCCCAGCGCTCCCAGCTGGGCCAGAGGAGGCAGGAGGGCGTCGGAGGCCAGAGCGGGTTGGTTcagcacaaacagcagaacTCTGCTCTTTCCAAACCGTCACCACTGTCCTCGCCCACGGCTCGAGACCGAGCCAACCAGGCGCTGAGCCTCCGAGCCCTCAACCTGCAGAGCGTCAGCAAGCTGCAGGCAGGCGGCAGCCTTCAGGGAAACAACACAAGCAGCGCTGCAGCTGCAGCGTCCAGGTCCAGCTTAAGAAGCGGCAGCACCGCTGTGAAAGGAGGAGCAGGGAGCAACATTCGAACATCAGCTGGAGGGCAGCGCTCGGGTCTGGCTGCAGGTGGCGCTACAGAGCAGGGCAGGGGGAAGGAGATGTTGGCGGGAGGCAGCTCCGGCCGCGGGAACGGCGGCGGCAGgcaggaggacaggaaacacGGGCTGAACTCTCAGAACCGGAGCCTGAACGAGCTCAGCACCGGAGACTCCGACGAGACCAGCAGCAGCGAATCGGAGCACGACGCCTCGCTGTACGCAAACAGCAGCCGGCCCGGCCTCAGCAGCGACGCCGCGGGGTTGGACATGGAAACAGACTGGAGGCCGACCCGGAGCCTTCTGGAGCACGTGTTCGTCACCGACGTCACCGCCAACTTCATCACGGTGACGGTGAAGGAGTCTCCGACCAGCGTGGGATTCTTCAATTCACGAAATCACTGA
- the LOC121175388 gene encoding cytochrome c oxidase assembly protein COX11, mitochondrial, with the protein MLLPLLVRPSLRPSHASVLLTQCVRTLRCHAGRTLHSQTEHLLRRRLPLHFQSRGTKSRGRKTRSQEEDWKTRNKTVLTYIAAAGVGMIGLSYAAVPLYRLYCQASGLGGTAVAGHDTGLVETMKPVKERVLKITFNADTHASMQWNFRPQQTEIFVVPGETALAFYRAKNPTDKPIIGISTYNVVPFEAGQYFNKIQCFCFEEQRLNPHEEVDMPVFFYIDPEFDEDPRMARVNTITLSYTFFEAKEGQSLPLPGYSYN; encoded by the exons atgctgctgcctctcctgGTGCGTCCGTCCCTCCGTCCCTCTCATGCCTCAGTGCTGTTAACACAATGCGTCCGGACGCTGCGCTGCCACGCTGGCAGGACGCTGCACTCTCAGACCGAACACCTCCTGCGACGGAGGCTTCCTCTGCACTTCCAGAGCCGAGGCACCAAGAGCCGTGGCAGGAAGACCAGGAGCCAGGAGGAGGACTGGAAGACCAGGAACAAGACGGTGCTGACGTACATCGCTGCTGCCGGAGTGGGGATGATCGGCCTGTCGTACGCTGCAGTGCCGCTCTACAGACTCTACTGCCAG gcGTCAGGGCTCGGCGGCACGGCGGTGGCCGGCCATGACACGGGTCTGGTGGAGACGATGAAGCCGGTGAAGGAGCGGGTCCTGAAGATCACCTTCAACGCTGACACACACGCCAGCATGCAGTGGAACTTCAGACCGCAGCAGACCGAGATCTTT GTGGTTCCAGGTGAGACAGCGCTGGCGTTCTACAGAGCCAAGAACCCCACAGACAAACCTATCATCGGCATCTCCACCTACAACGTGGTACCCTTCGAGGCAGGGCAGTACTTCAACAAGATCCAG tgtttctgcttCGAGGAGCAGCGTCTGAACCCTCACGAGGAGGTGGACATGCCCGTCTTCTTCTACATTGACCCGGAGTTTGACGAGGACCCCAGGATGGCCCGAGTGAACACCATCACCCTGTCCTACACCTTCTTCGAGGCCAAGGAGGGTCAGAGTCTCCCTCTGCCCGGATACAGCTACAACTGA